In one window of Armatimonadota bacterium DNA:
- the wecB gene encoding UDP-N-acetylglucosamine 2-epimerase (non-hydrolyzing) produces MGTRPEAIKMAPVVRELRRFPDVFETRVIATAQHRRLADEVLDLFDIEPDYDLDVMTARQSLTRVTSRLLQRLEPALADARPHLVLVQGDAATAFAGALAAYYQQIPVGHVEAGLRTRDKHNPFPEEIFRRLVTPIADLHFAPTSGARQALIGENVDRGCIHVTGNTVIDALFSVAEQDHPLPSKVRHALGRADRRIILVTAHRRENWGKPLLQICGALRTLARDHPDLLIVYALHPNPAVSEAVRAQLAGEKHVVLIKAPPYERFVSLMKRSYAVLTDSGGLQEEAPALGKPVLVLRRTTERPEGIAAGVAKLVGVEQDTIVAAAGRLLSDGRAYLRMARASNPYGDGRAAQRIRQAILHHFDLGVRPRDFKVA; encoded by the coding sequence ATGGGTACGCGCCCGGAGGCGATCAAGATGGCGCCGGTGGTGCGGGAACTGCGGCGCTTTCCCGACGTCTTCGAAACGCGCGTCATCGCAACCGCGCAGCATCGGCGGCTGGCGGACGAGGTGCTGGATCTGTTCGACATAGAGCCGGACTACGACCTCGACGTCATGACGGCCAGGCAGAGCCTGACGCGAGTCACATCGCGTCTGCTGCAACGCCTGGAGCCGGCGCTCGCCGACGCGCGGCCGCACTTGGTGCTCGTGCAGGGGGACGCGGCAACCGCGTTCGCGGGGGCGTTGGCCGCTTATTACCAGCAGATCCCGGTCGGGCACGTCGAGGCGGGCCTGCGCACACGCGACAAGCATAACCCATTCCCGGAGGAGATCTTCCGCCGTTTGGTAACGCCGATTGCAGATCTCCACTTCGCGCCGACGAGCGGGGCGCGCCAGGCACTGATCGGCGAGAACGTGGACCGGGGATGCATCCACGTCACCGGCAATACCGTCATAGACGCGCTGTTCTCGGTCGCCGAGCAGGATCATCCGCTCCCGTCGAAAGTGCGCCACGCCCTCGGAAGAGCCGACCGCCGTATCATTCTGGTCACCGCGCATCGCCGCGAAAACTGGGGCAAGCCTCTGCTCCAGATATGCGGCGCACTGCGCACGCTGGCCCGAGACCACCCGGACCTCCTCATCGTCTATGCGCTGCATCCCAATCCGGCGGTATCGGAAGCCGTGCGGGCGCAGCTCGCGGGTGAGAAGCACGTCGTGCTCATCAAGGCGCCGCCGTACGAGCGCTTCGTATCGCTCATGAAGCGCTCGTACGCCGTGCTGACGGATTCCGGCGGCTTGCAGGAGGAGGCGCCGGCGTTGGGCAAGCCGGTGCTCGTGCTGCGGCGGACGACGGAGCGGCCGGAGGGCATCGCCGCCGGTGTGGCGAAGCTCGTCGGCGTCGAGCAGGACACAATCGTGGCGGCTGCCGGGCGCTTGCTGTCCGATGGCCGGGCCTACCTGCGCATGGCGCGGGCGAGCAATCCCTACGGCGACGGCAGAGCAGCCCAGCGCATCCGTCAGGCGATCCTCCACCACTTCGATCTCGGTGTGCGGCCTCGCGATTTCAAGGTCGCTTGA
- the mgtE gene encoding magnesium transporter, giving the protein MFYLARLLGRPVRDAEGRKVGWISDFLVATADLFPRVTAVSVASRSRRPMLVPWRYIVRLDESGAQLSAALADIEPAVPTDNEVLLGRQLLDRQIVDRAGRKVVRVNDFSLAPTDHELRLVGADVGVRGLLRRLNVERPLDRAARLIRLRLPDSLIAWNYLEPLEAKWDRLRLRMTHQRLGEMFPADLASILAQLEPEARPAVLEAIDDRKLADTLPELGDELEREILTDMSRERASDVLEMMPPDEAADVLGDMPEPVADDLLSRMEEAESRELEQLLAHPDETAGGLMTPDFVSLRDDLTVQQAMAELRRISPDTEGASYVYVVDEAGRLRGVISLDALFVAAPDTHIADIMRADVVAVPLDMDQEEVAVTMFKYNFLSLPAIDENGILRGVVTVDDALEVMQEESAEDLGRLAGAPSDIGGRRAWVLDALWRVPWLIVCAAAGLLASAMMGRAAGLAEIGWRAAAALPLVLGLSVRSASQSSAVVVRAYALGEERLRDFVIHLLGEAAAALLVGGIAGAISAAAALSWGEPAMAGALAIALPLGLVVGAVIGSVLPVALWRLRMDPAVALWPLVAVTTTLATVPIYVALLVRVSV; this is encoded by the coding sequence ATGTTCTACCTTGCGCGATTGCTGGGCCGGCCGGTCAGGGACGCTGAGGGCCGGAAGGTCGGATGGATCAGCGATTTCCTCGTCGCCACCGCTGACCTGTTCCCGCGCGTGACCGCGGTGTCGGTCGCGTCGCGGAGCCGCCGTCCGATGCTCGTGCCGTGGCGTTACATCGTGCGACTTGACGAGTCCGGGGCTCAGCTTTCTGCGGCGCTCGCAGATATCGAACCCGCCGTTCCGACGGACAATGAAGTGCTGCTGGGGCGGCAGCTCCTCGATCGCCAGATAGTTGATCGGGCGGGGCGCAAAGTGGTGCGCGTCAACGATTTTTCGCTCGCGCCCACGGATCACGAGTTGCGACTGGTGGGGGCCGATGTGGGGGTGCGCGGGCTGCTGCGGCGCCTGAACGTCGAGCGACCGCTCGATCGCGCGGCGAGACTCATCCGTCTGCGCTTGCCCGACAGCCTGATTGCGTGGAACTACCTGGAGCCGCTGGAGGCGAAGTGGGATAGATTGCGCCTGCGCATGACCCATCAACGGCTCGGCGAGATGTTTCCCGCGGATCTAGCCTCTATTCTTGCGCAATTGGAGCCCGAGGCGCGACCGGCGGTGCTCGAGGCGATTGACGATCGCAAGCTGGCCGATACGCTCCCCGAGTTGGGGGATGAGCTTGAGCGGGAGATACTGACGGATATGAGCCGGGAGCGCGCCTCCGACGTGCTCGAGATGATGCCGCCGGACGAAGCCGCGGACGTCCTCGGCGACATGCCTGAGCCAGTCGCCGACGACTTACTGTCGCGCATGGAGGAGGCGGAGTCGCGAGAGCTGGAGCAGTTGCTTGCCCACCCCGATGAGACCGCGGGGGGCCTCATGACGCCGGACTTCGTGTCCCTGCGCGACGATCTGACGGTGCAGCAGGCGATGGCGGAACTGCGCCGCATCTCGCCCGACACGGAGGGGGCCTCTTACGTCTATGTCGTGGACGAGGCGGGGCGGTTGAGAGGCGTGATATCGCTTGACGCCCTGTTCGTTGCAGCGCCCGATACGCACATTGCGGACATCATGCGGGCGGACGTCGTCGCGGTGCCTCTCGATATGGATCAAGAGGAAGTGGCCGTGACGATGTTTAAGTACAATTTCCTCAGCCTGCCGGCGATAGACGAGAACGGTATCCTGCGCGGCGTGGTGACCGTTGACGACGCGCTGGAGGTAATGCAGGAGGAATCTGCGGAAGACCTCGGGCGCCTCGCGGGGGCGCCCAGCGATATCGGCGGACGCCGGGCGTGGGTTCTCGATGCGCTGTGGCGAGTGCCGTGGCTGATCGTGTGCGCGGCTGCGGGGCTACTCGCCTCGGCGATGATGGGCCGCGCAGCCGGGCTCGCGGAGATCGGCTGGCGGGCGGCGGCGGCGCTGCCCCTCGTCCTCGGACTGAGCGTGCGGTCCGCCAGCCAGTCGTCGGCCGTCGTGGTGCGGGCGTACGCGCTGGGCGAAGAAAGACTGCGCGATTTCGTTATCCACCTATTGGGTGAGGCCGCGGCGGCGCTCCTCGTTGGCGGGATCGCGGGCGCCATCTCGGCGGCGGCGGCACTCAGTTGGGGCGAGCCGGCCATGGCCGGCGCACTGGCAATAGCATTGCCCCTCGGGCTCGTGGTGGGAGCAGTGATCGGGTCGGTGCTGCCAGTGGCGCTGTGGCGCCTGCGCATGGATCCGGCGGTCGCCTTGTGGCCGCTCGTGGCAGTCACGACGACCCTCGCGACGGTGCCGATCTATGTGGCATTGCTCGTGCGAGTGAGTGTGTGA
- a CDS encoding Nramp family divalent metal transporter, translated as MHRILLFLAVIGPGLITAFSGNDAGGIATYTVAGASFGYRQLWALLVAALGMIVINEMSARMGAVTGKGLSDLIREQFGVRWTLFAMSALLIANTATTVANVAGLAASAEILGARLPPVAHWLVARAVSVPLLVAAVWLLITRTGYRAVERAFLGFTVIFVSYIIAGFAAHPSWETVVATMFVPSRQWLAADAQFIRVVIAIIGCTIAPWMQFYLQSSTVEKGIHEAQFRMARVDVVTGAVAANIIAVFIVVAAAVRLHPAGAAVTTADQAALALEPVAGAYASLLFAVGLFGASMLAAAVVPLSTAYAVCEAFGWESGLDRRLGEAPRFFGIFTGVLIISAVPTVIPRAPLIDLMVLSQVVNGCLLPVILVFMLLLVNRPSIMGARVNSRLHNAIAWGVAGVIMGLIAAMLVVEFA; from the coding sequence GTGCACAGGATCCTCTTATTCCTGGCCGTGATAGGTCCCGGGCTGATTACCGCCTTCAGCGGGAACGACGCGGGGGGCATCGCGACCTACACCGTCGCCGGCGCCTCGTTCGGCTACCGGCAGCTCTGGGCCTTGCTCGTTGCGGCGCTCGGCATGATCGTCATCAACGAGATGAGCGCCCGCATGGGCGCCGTCACCGGCAAGGGCCTGAGCGACCTGATCCGCGAGCAGTTCGGAGTGCGCTGGACCCTGTTTGCCATGAGCGCACTCCTCATCGCCAACACCGCGACCACTGTCGCCAATGTCGCAGGACTTGCGGCGAGCGCCGAGATCCTCGGCGCTCGCCTGCCACCTGTCGCCCACTGGCTTGTCGCGCGGGCCGTGTCCGTGCCTTTGCTCGTCGCCGCCGTATGGCTGTTGATAACGCGCACGGGTTACCGCGCGGTCGAGCGGGCGTTTCTCGGCTTCACGGTCATCTTTGTGTCCTACATCATCGCCGGCTTTGCGGCACATCCGTCCTGGGAAACCGTCGTCGCGACGATGTTCGTGCCCTCGCGGCAGTGGCTCGCGGCGGACGCGCAGTTCATCCGGGTCGTGATCGCGATCATTGGCTGCACGATCGCCCCGTGGATGCAGTTCTATCTTCAGTCATCAACCGTGGAGAAGGGAATCCACGAGGCGCAGTTCCGCATGGCGCGCGTAGATGTCGTGACCGGCGCTGTCGCGGCTAACATCATCGCGGTATTCATCGTCGTCGCCGCTGCGGTACGCCTTCATCCCGCGGGCGCGGCGGTCACCACGGCTGACCAGGCGGCACTTGCGCTGGAACCGGTCGCCGGAGCCTACGCCAGCCTGTTGTTTGCCGTCGGGCTCTTCGGCGCCTCGATGCTGGCCGCGGCGGTGGTTCCGCTGTCGACCGCCTATGCCGTGTGCGAAGCCTTCGGCTGGGAGAGCGGACTCGACCGCCGCCTGGGCGAGGCGCCGCGTTTCTTCGGGATCTTCACCGGTGTGCTGATCATTAGCGCCGTGCCGACCGTCATCCCCCGCGCCCCGCTGATTGATCTGATGGTGTTGTCGCAGGTGGTCAACGGGTGCTTGCTGCCCGTGATCCTCGTCTTTATGCTGCTGCTGGTGAACCGTCCGTCCATCATGGGCGCGCGCGTCAACAGCCGACTGCATAACGCGATCGCGTGGGGCGTGGCGGGGGTGATCATGGGGCTCATCGCGGCAATGCTTGTCGTGGAATTCGCGTAA
- a CDS encoding aldose 1-epimerase family protein, giving the protein FRVLISRGLDIADADCRGIPLAWRSPSGLSGPWYFEPEGLGWLRTFYGGLVVTCGLTTAGAPSVDQGKELGLHGRFSTLPASGVATSERWEGDDYVMSVRGQVQEAVIFGENVLLTREITTRLGENRFWWRDVVENVGYRTTEHMILYHINGGYPAVAPGGKLVSPTLDATPRDADAEIGKEEYAQFSAPVPDYREKVYYHNMAPDAEGRIRAALINEGFAGGHGFGFYVTYRADQLPRFTEWKMMGQVDYVVGMEPANCLVEGRARERERGTLQFLEPGERREYEAEIGVLDNAEAIRGFQDAVQKALKGAR; this is encoded by the coding sequence TTCCGCGTCCTCATCAGTCGGGGCCTCGACATTGCCGACGCCGACTGTCGCGGCATTCCGTTGGCATGGCGCTCGCCGAGCGGACTATCGGGCCCGTGGTATTTCGAACCCGAAGGACTGGGCTGGCTGCGAACGTTCTATGGCGGCCTCGTCGTCACCTGCGGTCTCACCACCGCCGGCGCGCCCTCCGTGGATCAGGGCAAGGAGCTCGGACTCCACGGGCGCTTCTCCACGCTGCCAGCGAGCGGCGTTGCCACGAGCGAGCGCTGGGAGGGCGACGACTACGTCATGAGCGTACGCGGACAGGTGCAAGAGGCCGTTATCTTCGGCGAGAACGTGCTCCTGACGCGCGAGATTACGACGCGCCTCGGGGAGAATCGGTTCTGGTGGCGTGACGTCGTGGAGAATGTCGGCTACCGCACCACCGAACACATGATACTGTACCACATCAACGGCGGCTACCCGGCGGTGGCGCCGGGCGGCAAGCTCGTGTCCCCCACACTCGACGCGACGCCGCGCGACGCCGACGCGGAGATCGGCAAGGAGGAGTACGCCCAGTTCTCCGCGCCGGTGCCTGACTATCGCGAGAAGGTGTACTACCACAACATGGCCCCGGACGCCGAAGGCCGCATCCGCGCGGCTCTCATCAATGAGGGCTTCGCGGGCGGGCATGGCTTCGGCTTCTACGTCACCTACCGCGCCGATCAGCTGCCGCGCTTCACGGAATGGAAAATGATGGGCCAGGTGGACTACGTGGTCGGCATGGAGCCCGCGAACTGCCTGGTCGAGGGGCGCGCCCGGGAGCGAGAGCGCGGCACACTGCAGTTCCTCGAGCCCGGCGAGCGCCGAGAGTATGAGGCGGAGATCGGCGTGCTCGACAACGCCGAGGCGATTCGCGGGTTCCAGGATGCCGTACAGAAGGCGCTCAAAGGGGCGCGTTAG
- a CDS encoding VWA domain-containing protein → MGAAFTHPWYLLLLPVAAALFWWVARDSLAGLTRRRRRVSLGLRIVAVALLVAALAGLQAVYRTRATGVVFVLDVSRSLPAEATDRALDYVARAVKQMRPNDRAAVVVFGAEPSLECSATARPSIPTIHSRPPADQTDIAAALRLAFAVLPERCSKRVVLLSDGVETRGDALDQALSAQAMGIEISSVVVSRTLEQEVMLEEASAPGQVRTGEPFELRAVASATAEADAVLRAYRDGVPVESKAVRLAPGKNVFTLTEGVDAPGFHRYEVLLEAAQDSYAENNRALTYTTVRGEPRLLYVEGDSKMAAPLRKALEEHDIAVDVVGLGGTPKTAADMAAYDAVLFSEVPATALHPDQMKLIKSAVSDLGVGFGMLGGEYGFGAGGYFKTPIEETLPVNMSIRKYKVMPAAAMVLVMDTSGSTGEMEGSVSKIRLEAEAAIATVESLQDSDQIAFVVSGVGVPLLAPMRRAGKRDDIISDISRMKSGGGGIFCRPSLEMAYRLLLDTEARTKHVVMLADGSDCDEQEGCVALAAAMLRKGITTTTVAFGNGPHVPFLTSVAAVGGGGFYLAKAGYQLPRIFTRDVLLASRSLIVEEPFAPQARRHETIAGIDWKRVPPLLGYVATSPKSLASVPLETSQGDPLFAAWRFGLGRSVAFTSDAKARWAAHWLVWGGYGKFWPQALRWMMRTAGDTGLQPTVKIDRGEGTVSVDAVTPGGQFRDFLELKANVVAPDATAQTLDMRQTAPGHYEAKFRAEDIGQYVVTAVENGAPMGTTAAAVPFPAEYRRLEPDRHLLGELARRTGGTLDLKPDDAFRSGPPTRYPQDLWHWLLIAALALWPLDVALRRLVINWAQIAEAIGALRVRVRRQPEVAPVATGTLLEHARSVRRSRRRVEAGWQPGQPDFSPPETPPVATPQAPRGEEVEAPREGVREPEEVTEDYATTGRLLESKRRRRKQGRPPEN, encoded by the coding sequence GTGGGAGCAGCGTTCACACATCCCTGGTACCTGCTGCTGCTGCCCGTGGCGGCGGCACTGTTCTGGTGGGTGGCTCGCGACAGCCTCGCCGGGCTCACCCGGCGGCGGCGACGCGTCAGCCTCGGCCTGCGCATTGTCGCGGTGGCGCTCCTCGTCGCGGCCCTCGCCGGATTGCAGGCGGTGTATCGGACGCGTGCCACAGGCGTCGTCTTCGTGCTCGACGTATCCCGAAGCTTGCCGGCTGAAGCCACCGACCGTGCGCTCGACTACGTCGCGCGCGCGGTCAAGCAGATGCGTCCCAACGATCGCGCGGCAGTGGTCGTATTCGGCGCCGAGCCTTCCCTGGAATGCTCGGCCACGGCACGGCCGAGCATTCCAACGATTCACTCGCGTCCGCCCGCGGATCAGACGGATATCGCCGCCGCCCTCAGGCTTGCGTTCGCGGTGCTGCCCGAGCGCTGCAGCAAGCGCGTCGTGCTCCTTTCGGATGGGGTCGAGACGCGCGGCGACGCCCTCGACCAGGCGCTCTCCGCCCAGGCGATGGGCATTGAGATCAGCAGCGTCGTTGTCTCGCGCACGCTGGAGCAGGAGGTGATGCTGGAAGAAGCATCGGCGCCGGGGCAGGTTCGCACGGGGGAGCCGTTCGAGCTTCGGGCCGTCGCCTCCGCCACCGCGGAAGCCGACGCCGTGCTCCGCGCCTACCGCGACGGCGTGCCGGTGGAGTCCAAAGCGGTGCGCCTCGCGCCGGGCAAGAACGTCTTCACGCTCACTGAAGGGGTTGACGCCCCGGGCTTTCACCGCTACGAGGTGCTGCTCGAGGCCGCGCAGGACTCATATGCGGAGAACAACCGCGCGCTGACCTACACCACTGTGCGCGGCGAGCCGCGGTTGCTCTACGTCGAGGGGGATTCCAAGATGGCCGCCCCCTTGCGTAAGGCGCTCGAGGAGCACGACATCGCGGTGGACGTCGTCGGGCTCGGCGGCACGCCCAAGACTGCGGCGGATATGGCGGCCTACGACGCGGTGCTCTTCTCCGAAGTGCCCGCGACCGCGCTCCACCCCGACCAGATGAAGCTGATCAAGAGCGCGGTGTCGGACCTCGGGGTCGGCTTCGGGATGCTCGGCGGCGAGTACGGCTTCGGCGCGGGCGGGTACTTCAAGACGCCGATCGAAGAAACGCTTCCCGTCAACATGTCCATCCGCAAGTACAAGGTAATGCCGGCGGCGGCAATGGTGCTGGTCATGGACACCTCGGGCAGCACCGGCGAGATGGAAGGCAGTGTCAGCAAGATCCGCCTCGAAGCCGAAGCGGCGATCGCCACCGTCGAGTCGCTTCAGGATTCGGACCAGATCGCGTTCGTCGTCAGCGGCGTCGGAGTGCCGCTCTTGGCTCCGATGCGGCGCGCCGGGAAACGCGACGATATCATCAGCGATATCTCGCGCATGAAGAGCGGGGGAGGGGGCATCTTCTGTCGCCCGTCGCTCGAGATGGCCTACCGCCTGCTGCTGGATACCGAGGCGCGGACGAAACACGTTGTCATGCTCGCCGACGGCTCCGACTGCGACGAGCAGGAGGGATGCGTCGCGCTGGCTGCGGCGATGCTCCGAAAAGGCATAACCACCACCACAGTCGCGTTCGGCAACGGCCCGCACGTGCCATTTCTCACCTCCGTCGCGGCGGTGGGTGGAGGAGGGTTCTATCTCGCGAAAGCCGGCTACCAACTCCCGCGCATCTTCACGCGCGACGTGCTGCTCGCGTCGCGGTCGCTCATTGTGGAGGAACCCTTCGCGCCCCAGGCGAGGCGTCACGAGACGATTGCCGGCATCGACTGGAAGCGCGTGCCGCCATTGCTCGGATACGTCGCCACGTCACCGAAATCGCTGGCGTCGGTGCCCTTGGAGACGTCTCAGGGCGATCCGCTGTTCGCGGCTTGGCGCTTTGGCCTGGGGCGCTCCGTCGCGTTCACCTCTGACGCGAAAGCGCGCTGGGCGGCGCACTGGCTGGTCTGGGGCGGGTACGGTAAGTTCTGGCCGCAGGCGCTGCGGTGGATGATGCGCACTGCCGGTGACACCGGATTGCAGCCAACGGTGAAGATAGATCGCGGCGAGGGGACCGTGTCCGTGGATGCCGTGACCCCGGGCGGGCAGTTTCGCGATTTCCTGGAGCTGAAGGCGAACGTTGTCGCGCCCGACGCGACAGCGCAGACACTCGACATGCGCCAAACCGCGCCCGGGCACTACGAGGCGAAGTTCCGGGCTGAGGACATCGGGCAGTATGTCGTGACGGCCGTCGAGAACGGCGCGCCCATGGGCACGACCGCGGCGGCGGTGCCCTTCCCGGCGGAGTACAGGCGGCTCGAGCCGGACCGTCACCTGCTCGGGGAACTCGCCAGGCGCACGGGCGGGACGCTTGACCTGAAGCCGGACGACGCCTTTCGTTCCGGCCCCCCCACGCGTTACCCGCAGGACCTCTGGCACTGGCTGCTGATCGCGGCACTCGCGCTGTGGCCGCTCGACGTCGCGCTGCGACGACTGGTCATCAACTGGGCGCAGATCGCGGAGGCTATCGGCGCGCTGCGCGTTCGGGTGCGGCGCCAGCCCGAGGTCGCTCCCGTGGCGACCGGGACGCTGCTCGAACACGCGCGCTCGGTGCGGCGATCACGGCGGCGTGTTGAGGCCGGCTGGCAACCGGGCCAGCCGGACTTCTCGCCGCCTGAGACGCCGCCGGTAGCGACGCCACAGGCGCCGCGCGGTGAGGAGGTCGAGGCGCCTCGCGAGGGCGTCCGCGAGCCCGAGGAAGTAACTGAGGATTACGCCACGACCGGCCGGTTGCTCGAATCCAAGCGCCGGCGCCGCAAGCAAGGACGGCCGCCAGAGAACTAG